In a genomic window of Thermostichus vulcanus str. 'Rupite':
- a CDS encoding DMT family transporter, translated as MKGLRPALGIPIGIGFSWGGIPKTLKGILLILISVSCFATMDATIRRLSGELHPFEIAFFRNFFGSLALLPLLVREGLGSLRTERLGLFALRGVLNTIAMLMFFWALSRIPLAEVTALSFTIPLFASLFAIWLLREQVYLQRWVALGLGFVGMIVLLRPGFQAVTVGAIAAVAASILLAWVTILIKILSRTESSITITAYMGLFQAPLSLLAAVWFWQWPGGEDWMPLLAIGCLGTLGQVMMIHAFAYADVSTLLPFQFSALIWATLYGFFWFGEWPDLWTWVGGAIIFGSSLTLAYRESRLKVSSTLSQ; from the coding sequence TGAAAGGTTTGCGTCCCGCCCTTGGCATCCCTATTGGCATCGGCTTTTCCTGGGGAGGAATTCCCAAAACCCTCAAGGGGATTCTGTTGATTTTAATCTCCGTCAGTTGCTTTGCCACGATGGATGCCACGATCCGTCGCCTGTCGGGGGAGCTGCACCCGTTTGAGATCGCCTTTTTTCGCAATTTTTTCGGGTCATTGGCTCTGCTACCGCTGTTGGTGCGAGAGGGCTTGGGATCCCTGCGTACGGAGCGGTTGGGGCTGTTTGCGTTGCGGGGTGTGCTGAATACCATCGCCATGCTGATGTTTTTCTGGGCTTTAAGTCGGATCCCTTTGGCGGAGGTGACAGCCCTTAGCTTTACGATTCCCCTGTTTGCGTCGCTGTTTGCCATCTGGCTGTTGCGGGAACAGGTTTACCTACAGCGCTGGGTGGCTCTGGGGTTGGGTTTCGTCGGCATGATCGTATTGTTGCGACCGGGGTTTCAAGCAGTGACCGTAGGGGCAATAGCAGCGGTGGCGGCTTCTATTTTGTTGGCTTGGGTAACGATACTGATTAAGATTCTCTCCCGCACGGAGTCCAGCATCACGATTACCGCTTATATGGGCTTGTTTCAGGCCCCTTTGTCGCTGTTGGCGGCGGTGTGGTTTTGGCAATGGCCGGGCGGGGAAGATTGGATGCCGTTGTTGGCGATTGGCTGCTTGGGCACGCTGGGTCAGGTGATGATGATCCATGCTTTTGCCTATGCAGATGTCTCGACGCTGTTGCCCTTTCAGTTTTCGGCCTTGATTTGGGCGACGCTGTACGGGTTTTTCTGGTTTGGGGAATGGCCGGATCTCTGGACTTGGGTGGGGGGTGCCATTATTTTTGGGAGTTCCCTGACGTTGGCCTATCGGGAATCTCGGCTGAAGGTGAGCAGTACCCTCAGTCAGTGA